TCGGACCGCATTGTCGGAGCCTTGCGAGAGAAGTTGACCCAAAAAGCTCTGCAGCTGCGGGAGCTTTGTTCAGAGCTGACATGCGAAAACATTCTTGAAGAATCACAGGCTCATACCCGAAAAATTCTGGACGATCTCACCCAAAAAGGCCGTTTCAACCCCAAAGTCTACGTGGCCCGGGAAGCTGTTGAATCGGCTTTCCATTACTGGCTCGAAAGCAGGGACCATGAGGTGGAGGGTGCCAAGCCCGGTTTGATCTTAAGCGGAGAGGCGGGCAGCGGCAAATCCATGTCACTCTATTTTGCCGCACAACGCATGCTGGACCGTCCCCATCCGACGCTTCTGCTGCAGGCCAGGGAGTTGGGCGGTCCGGCTATCCAGGATCTGGAAACGGAAATACGCCATGCCTGCAGGCGACCTGAAGCGCTTGAAACGGTCCTGGCTGCCCTGCAGGGAGAAGGCCTGATTTTATACGTTCTCATAGATGCCATTGAGGAAGGCTGTTCTCCGGGCGAGTTGCTGCAAAGCGCTTTTTTATTGCTGGCCCGCTACGCGGACAGGGGGCTGCGGATTGCAATGACGGTGAGGGATGTCGCCTTCGATTACCTGACACGGTCTCCGCACGTTGCAAGGGTTTTGGAGAGCATTCGCAAACACCTTTCGCATTTTGAAACAGAAGAATGTGGCAAAAGAATCTCCCGCCCTTATTTTCTTCTACCAAGAGTCAACGAGGAGGAACTCAATACATTTCTGGAGTTATATTTTTCAGAATATAACATTTGCTCAGGTAAGATCAGTAAAAATTCAAAACAAATTTTGATGAATCCACTATTGCTGCGAATGGTTTGCGAATCCTATTCAGGTCAGCATATTCCTCAAAATATAACTGCTCACAAAATTTTTAATGAATATATTAAGGTAAAGCTCGTCAATCCTATTACAAATAAATTCGATAAAGAATCGATAAGGCTGTTGCAGCGTCTTGTACAGCTTTTATTTGATAAAAAGATAACCCAAATTGACGAAGACTTACTGTACGACGATAATTATTTCGGGAAATTCATACGTGATAATGACTTGAATTCACCTTTTAACCGATTGCTTGACCAGGCAATACTTGTTCGGATTGTAGAAGATAATGATTCGCCCTTCTCACCAATCTCAGTCAGGGTTAATTTCGATCGCCTCCTTGAGGTTTTGGCGCTTGATATTTTTGAGAAGAAAGGATTGCATGCCCTTTTGGCGGAGATTGGGAAAAAACCTGTGTTCGGACCTTTGGTCGGAGTCCTGACGCTTTGGTTGCTAAAGGCTGGCGAGTCACTTGATACTCTTCCCTTTTCCCTGGTTGCCGAGAATCTATTCGATGACGACGTCAGCCGGGCGACCCTTCGGGCTCTTGAAGAAATTTCCTTCACTGATTTCCCTTTCGTTGTTCGTGTGGTTGAAATTTTGGGCGATACGGCAAGTCCTGCAGCACTGGAATGCGCGCTGAAATTGACAAGGTTATGCTCCCATTCCGGTCGCTGGCAGATGAGTACGGAAATTCTGAGAGTCATACGAAAAACCAAAGGGAGCAAGAGCAGGGATTGCAAATTCATCATTCAGAAGATCGAGCTTGTCAATGCAAACGACCTCTTCAAGATGGGGAAGAACCGAGAAGCTCTGGCCGTGTTCCATGAACTGATCGATAGTCCCGATGCCTCCATCCAGGCGGAAGCTCTTCAAGGGGAAATACTGGTCTATGATTCCTACGATCAAACAGCTTATTTCGAGGCTTCGGAAAAATGTCTGGCTCTGGCCGATGAGATCGGAAACCCGGATCTGAGGGCCTTTGCTTTATGGAGTCTCGGCGGCTACTACGAATACAAAAATCAATATGAGGAAGCGCTCGCCTTCTACCAGCGGATCCTCGAAATGGAGTCTTTAGGCGAGAAGGGACAAGTTCTTGGGATGCGGCCTTACATCGACGATCTGGCTCCGGTTTATACCTGGATCGGGAGGGCGCTTCAAGGAATTCCGCGAAGGGCTGCCGAGGCGGAAACTTTTTTCCGCAAAGCGCTCGAGATGGATCAAAAGGCCGGAAGGCTGTATAGAATCTCTGTCGGTTGGAACAACCTGGCCAGCTTTTTCTTTCAGGTCGCGGGGGACACCTCTTCTGCCCTTCAGTACTCGGACAAAGAGCTGTCGCAGGAACTTCTGTTTCCCAATGATCCGGAATGGGCCTGCTCTTACTATATCCGCAGCTGCATCATGATGATGCTCGGAAACTGGGATGAGGCGGGGGCCAGTGCCGCAAAATCGGTCCATATCAGCGATGGTTTTCGGTTGGCCGGGGAGGGGCATCAGAATTATCTGGGTTATGGATATTTTTCCTGCTTTTGTGTTGCACTGGGAAAGGGCGACACGGTTGGAGCAAAAAGCATGCTGGACGATCTGTCAAGTCTCGATAGAGATGCAGAAACCGATCCGGAGCTCGATTTAATGGTAAAAACCGCTGATTTCGCACTTTCCTGCATTGAAGGCAGACTCCCAGGCAGGAAATGCCTTGATGATCTTCTAGAGCAATATCGTGCGCATAATCTTGTTATTCCTGGGTGTAACCATGTGGGCCTGGTTCTGCTGGCAATCGATCGAACCAAAAGGTCCTTGGGTCATCCCGGCTTCTTCGAAACGCTATACGGGGTTGCCATGGAAATCGGCAACCGATTCTGGATGGAGTTCACCTCTGGGAGGCGTTTCAACCTGCCCGACAAAGCATGCGTGACTGCCACAACGGCACAATCTGGAGAAAAAGAGGTTATCATGAGGTCTTCAATGAAGAGCCAGGGATTTATCAAGCCTCCCGGGTTGAGACCGGGGGATCGTATTGCCGTCATCGCCCCTTCTTCCCCGGTCGATACCGTTCAGATTCGAGCAGGTCTGGAAATAATGCGAGAGAAGGCCCTGGAACCGGTTCTGGGAAGAAACTTGAGGTTCGTTCGATCGAGAGGACTTTACGCAGCACCGTTGAAGGATCGCATACAGGAATGCATCGAAGCCTTCGCCGACCCCTCCATTTCGGCAATCATTGTCGGTACCGGAGGATTCGGCAGTTCTCAATTGTTGCCCCACCTGCCCTACGACAGGATTCGAAGAGAACCCAAAATATTGATGGGGTTCAGTGACGTGACCGCCCTCAACGCCGGACTGTTGACCAAGGCCGGTTTGATCAGCTTCAACGGGCCCTCCGCCTCGATTCGGCAGGACACGGAAGGAAATGCGCGTGCCGACGGATTGGCCCTGAGAGATGCCCTCGACCTGTTGATGTGTGGCAAACCATGGAAGGAAAGGCCTTTTTTGAGGAACAAGATGCTACCGCGTTGTGTTTTTCCCGGATGTGCAGAAGGCCCGGCGATAGGCGGTAATCTCACCACTCTGGCGTGCCTGATGGGCACCCCTTTTTTCCCGGATCCCTCCGGCGCCATTCTTTTTCTCGAAGATATTCACGAGGGCGGGTACGAAATGGCCCGCACACTCAACCATCTTCGTCTGGGAGGCATACTGGATCAAATCAGCGGAGTGGTCCTTGGGGAATTCGCCAAGGCTCCCGACCATGTAGATCCGGGTGACCCTTCCATCGAGGAGGTCATCTTCGAATTCTTTTCGGAAGGGCCCCCCTGTGTTTACGGCTATAATTTCAGCCACGGAGACACCGGCGCCGTTCTTCCGGTCGGCGGGATGGTCCGGTTGGATGCCGAGGCCTGCCAGGTTGAATTCGATTCCCCAATACTGCTTTAATTATAGAAGCGCGGCTGATAATTTTCCTGTTCTTCTTGCAGAATTCGTTCACCCTGAATCCCTTCTGTTTCAGACCTGATTCAGCGATCCGGCTTCGCATCAAGTGCGCCGATTTCGCAAAAAACATCGAGGAAACAACCTTTTTCAAATCCCATCGTCCCCCTCCAAATGCATATTGCCACCGTTCAGCAGTTGAGCTATAGTTCATCGACTTTCACCCTGTCCGGGGGAATGAAAAGCCGTTTCGACATACTCCAACAATCTAATAAGAGGACACAAATGCTGGTTGGTATCACTTACGATCTTCGCGAAGATTATCTGGCTGAGGGCTACAGCGAAGAGGAAACGGCAGAGTTCGATCGGATAGACACGATCGATGCCATCGAAGACGTGCTCAGGAATCTTGGCTGCGAGACCGTTCGTCTCGGCAACATAAGGAGCCTGACCAGGCGTTTGGCGATGGGTGAACGCTGGGATCTGGTCTTCAATATAGCCGAGGGGTTGAATGGCTTCGGCCGCGAAGCGGCTGTTCCGGCATTGCTGGAGGCCTATGGCATTCCTTATACCTTTTCGGATCCCCTGGTAAATTCCTTGACTCTGCACAAGGAGATGACCAAGCGGGTCGTCCGGCAATTGGGTTTCCCCACAGCTGATTTCGCTGTGGCTCAATCTTCGGCAGATCTGAAAATGGTCGATCTGCCTTTTCCTCTTTTTTTGAAACCTGTTGCCGAGGGGACAGGGAAGGGGATCACCGCCGCATCAAAGGTGGTGGATTCCGAAAGCTTGCAGACTGTGGGGGAGCGGCTCCTGCAGCTATTCAAGCAGCCGGTGCTGGTGGAAACCTTTTTGCCCGGACGGGAGGTCACCGTCGGTATCATAGGTAGCGGGGATCGCACCGAGGCGATCGGAGTGGTAGAGATCATTTTGCGGGATAATGCGGAAAACGAAGTCTACTCCTATGTCAACAAGGAACGATGCGAACTGCTGGTTGAATACCGTCCAGTGAACGATGAGCTGGCCAGGTCCGCGAGCACTCTTGCCGTCGAGATCTGGAAAAAGCTTGGTTGCAGAGACGCCGGCCGGATAGATTTCAGAGCCGATGCCGACGGCATACCGAATTTTCTGGAAGTCAACCCGCTTGCCGGTCTCAACCCGGAGCATTCGGACTTGCCCATTATCTGTACGGCTCAGGAAATCCCCTATGCCACCTTGATCCGCCGGATCATGGAGGAGGCCTGCCTTCGGGCCGGACTGAACGCCCCCTGGCAGGCGGTCCGGGCACTCAGGGTATGATCAGATGAAGGTCGCCGTTCTTCATGATGGTA
This portion of the Syntrophotaleaceae bacterium genome encodes:
- a CDS encoding LD-carboxypeptidase, which encodes MGGPAIQDLETEIRHACRRPEALETVLAALQGEGLILYVLIDAIEEGCSPGELLQSAFLLLARYADRGLRIAMTVRDVAFDYLTRSPHVARVLESIRKHLSHFETEECGKRISRPYFLLPRVNEEELNTFLELYFSEYNICSGKISKNSKQILMNPLLLRMVCESYSGQHIPQNITAHKIFNEYIKVKLVNPITNKFDKESIRLLQRLVQLLFDKKITQIDEDLLYDDNYFGKFIRDNDLNSPFNRLLDQAILVRIVEDNDSPFSPISVRVNFDRLLEVLALDIFEKKGLHALLAEIGKKPVFGPLVGVLTLWLLKAGESLDTLPFSLVAENLFDDDVSRATLRALEEISFTDFPFVVRVVEILGDTASPAALECALKLTRLCSHSGRWQMSTEILRVIRKTKGSKSRDCKFIIQKIELVNANDLFKMGKNREALAVFHELIDSPDASIQAEALQGEILVYDSYDQTAYFEASEKCLALADEIGNPDLRAFALWSLGGYYEYKNQYEEALAFYQRILEMESLGEKGQVLGMRPYIDDLAPVYTWIGRALQGIPRRAAEAETFFRKALEMDQKAGRLYRISVGWNNLASFFFQVAGDTSSALQYSDKELSQELLFPNDPEWACSYYIRSCIMMMLGNWDEAGASAAKSVHISDGFRLAGEGHQNYLGYGYFSCFCVALGKGDTVGAKSMLDDLSSLDRDAETDPELDLMVKTADFALSCIEGRLPGRKCLDDLLEQYRAHNLVIPGCNHVGLVLLAIDRTKRSLGHPGFFETLYGVAMEIGNRFWMEFTSGRRFNLPDKACVTATTAQSGEKEVIMRSSMKSQGFIKPPGLRPGDRIAVIAPSSPVDTVQIRAGLEIMREKALEPVLGRNLRFVRSRGLYAAPLKDRIQECIEAFADPSISAIIVGTGGFGSSQLLPHLPYDRIRREPKILMGFSDVTALNAGLLTKAGLISFNGPSASIRQDTEGNARADGLALRDALDLLMCGKPWKERPFLRNKMLPRCVFPGCAEGPAIGGNLTTLACLMGTPFFPDPSGAILFLEDIHEGGYEMARTLNHLRLGGILDQISGVVLGEFAKAPDHVDPGDPSIEEVIFEFFSEGPPCVYGYNFSHGDTGAVLPVGGMVRLDAEACQVEFDSPILL
- a CDS encoding ATP-grasp domain-containing protein — encoded protein: MLVGITYDLREDYLAEGYSEEETAEFDRIDTIDAIEDVLRNLGCETVRLGNIRSLTRRLAMGERWDLVFNIAEGLNGFGREAAVPALLEAYGIPYTFSDPLVNSLTLHKEMTKRVVRQLGFPTADFAVAQSSADLKMVDLPFPLFLKPVAEGTGKGITAASKVVDSESLQTVGERLLQLFKQPVLVETFLPGREVTVGIIGSGDRTEAIGVVEIILRDNAENEVYSYVNKERCELLVEYRPVNDELARSASTLAVEIWKKLGCRDAGRIDFRADADGIPNFLEVNPLAGLNPEHSDLPIICTAQEIPYATLIRRIMEEACLRAGLNAPWQAVRALRV